A region from the Pseudomonas cucumis genome encodes:
- a CDS encoding LysR family transcriptional regulator, whose amino-acid sequence MKARSDELQIFVCVIECGSISAAAEQVGQTPSAVSRTLSRLEAKLDTTLINRTTRRMDLTEEGKYFFEHAKLILDQMDELEERLSSRQQTPSGRLRINAASPFMLHAIVPYIDEFRRLYPDIQLELNSNDLIIDLLEQSTDIAIRIGTLADSTLHARSLGCSPLHIVASPAYLEQHGIPAAVADLAEHTLLGFTQNEGLNQWPLRYVHGDRWPIQASISASSGETIRHLALAGQGIACLSHFMTIDDIRAGRLQVLLAEFNSGYRQPINAVYYRNSQLALRIQCFLDFIQGKLAAYAIADFKG is encoded by the coding sequence GTGAAAGCCAGATCCGATGAGTTGCAGATTTTCGTCTGCGTGATTGAATGCGGGTCGATTTCAGCTGCGGCCGAACAGGTCGGGCAAACGCCGTCGGCGGTCAGCCGCACGTTGTCGCGACTGGAGGCCAAGCTCGACACCACGCTGATCAACCGCACCACGCGGCGCATGGACCTGACCGAAGAGGGCAAATACTTCTTCGAGCACGCCAAGCTGATTCTCGATCAGATGGACGAACTTGAAGAGCGCCTGTCCTCACGCCAGCAAACCCCCTCCGGGCGTTTGCGAATCAACGCCGCCTCGCCATTCATGCTGCACGCCATCGTGCCGTACATCGATGAGTTCCGCCGTCTCTACCCGGACATCCAGCTCGAACTCAACAGCAACGACCTGATCATCGACCTGCTCGAACAAAGCACCGACATCGCCATCCGCATTGGCACACTGGCCGACTCGACCCTGCACGCCCGCTCCCTGGGTTGCAGCCCGCTGCACATCGTCGCCAGCCCGGCGTATCTGGAGCAACACGGCATACCGGCCGCCGTTGCCGATCTGGCCGAACATACGCTGCTGGGTTTCACCCAGAACGAAGGCCTCAACCAATGGCCGTTGCGCTATGTCCACGGTGATCGCTGGCCGATCCAGGCGTCGATCAGTGCGTCCAGTGGCGAGACGATCAGGCATTTGGCGCTGGCAGGGCAGGGCATCGCCTGTTTGTCGCACTTCATGACCATCGACGACATTCGCGCCGGTCGCTTGCAGGTGCTGCTGGCGGAGTTCAACAGCGGATATCGCCAACCGATCAACGCGGTGTACTACCGCAACTCGCAACTTGCCCTACGGATTCAGTGCTTCCTGGACTTCATCCAGGGCAAATTGGCGGCTTATGCGATTGCCGATTTCAAGGGCTGA
- a CDS encoding SulP family inorganic anion transporter, protein MKSKRLRADVLAGLTTSFALLPECIAFALVAHLNPLMGLYGAFVICTLTALFGGRPGMVSGAAGSMAVVIVALVVQHGVQYLLATVLLGGLIMLAFGLLRLGKLVRMVPHPVMLGFVNGLAIVIALAQLEHFKSGETWLSGDPLYMMIGLVALTMAIVYLMPRLTRAVPPALVAILGVGLAVYLLGLPTRTLGDMAHIAGGLPSFALPDIPWSLETLRIIVPYAILMAMVGLLETLLTLNLTDEITESRGYPDRECVALGAANIVSGVFGGMGGCAMIGQTMINLSSGGRGRLSGAVAGGMILLFILFLSPLIERIPLAALVGVMFVVSQQTFAWASLRVLNKVPLNDVLVILAVTVITVFTDLAVAVMCGIIIAALNFAWQQARELYADSYQESDGSKLYRLHGTLFFASTTPFLNQFDPANDPAQVTLDCRHLSFVDYSAIAALKTLRERYAKAGKQLRVLHLSERCKKLLKRASEHHD, encoded by the coding sequence ATGAAATCCAAACGTCTGCGCGCCGATGTCCTGGCCGGGCTCACGACCTCTTTCGCCCTGCTGCCCGAATGCATCGCCTTCGCGCTGGTGGCCCACCTCAATCCATTGATGGGGCTTTACGGCGCTTTCGTCATCTGCACCCTGACTGCGCTGTTCGGTGGGCGGCCGGGGATGGTCTCTGGTGCCGCCGGATCGATGGCCGTGGTGATTGTCGCGCTGGTGGTGCAGCACGGCGTGCAGTACTTGCTGGCGACTGTGCTGCTGGGTGGGTTGATCATGCTGGCGTTCGGTCTGTTGAGGCTGGGCAAGTTGGTGCGCATGGTGCCGCATCCGGTGATGCTCGGCTTCGTCAATGGCCTGGCGATCGTCATCGCCTTGGCCCAGTTGGAGCACTTCAAAAGCGGTGAAACCTGGCTCAGTGGCGATCCGCTGTACATGATGATCGGGCTGGTGGCGCTGACGATGGCCATCGTCTACCTGATGCCGCGCCTGACACGTGCCGTGCCGCCGGCGCTGGTGGCGATTCTGGGCGTTGGGCTGGCGGTTTACCTGCTCGGCTTGCCGACACGAACCCTGGGCGACATGGCGCATATTGCCGGTGGTTTGCCGAGCTTCGCGCTGCCAGACATCCCCTGGAGTCTGGAAACCCTGCGCATCATCGTCCCCTACGCGATATTGATGGCGATGGTCGGCTTGCTGGAAACCCTGTTGACCCTGAACCTCACCGACGAGATCACAGAGAGTCGTGGCTATCCGGACCGCGAGTGCGTGGCGCTCGGAGCCGCCAACATAGTTTCTGGCGTGTTCGGTGGCATGGGCGGTTGCGCCATGATCGGGCAAACCATGATCAACCTCAGCTCTGGCGGTCGCGGTCGGCTGTCCGGTGCCGTGGCCGGGGGGATGATTCTGCTGTTCATTCTGTTTCTTTCGCCGCTGATCGAGCGTATCCCGCTGGCGGCCCTGGTGGGGGTGATGTTCGTGGTGTCGCAGCAGACCTTTGCTTGGGCTTCGCTGCGGGTGTTGAACAAGGTGCCGCTCAACGATGTCTTGGTGATCCTTGCTGTTACGGTGATTACGGTGTTCACCGATCTGGCCGTCGCCGTGATGTGCGGGATCATCATTGCGGCGCTCAACTTTGCCTGGCAACAGGCCCGCGAGCTGTATGCCGACAGCTATCAGGAAAGCGACGGCAGCAAACTCTACCGCCTGCACGGCACACTGTTTTTCGCCTCTACCACGCCATTCCTCAATCAGTTCGACCCTGCCAATGACCCGGCCCAGGTGACCCTTGATTGTCGCCACCTGAGCTTCGTCGACTACTCGGCCATTGCTGCCCTGAAGACATTGCGCGAGCGCTACGCCAAGGCTGGCAAGCAGCTACGCGTGCTGCATTTGTCCGAACGCTGCAAGAAACTGCTCAAACGCGCCAGCGAGCATCACGACTGA
- a CDS encoding GntT/GntP/DsdX family permease, with translation MTLTFGYWLLVYAAIAIIALIVLIARYRLNPFIVITLVSIGLALMAGMPPSGVVGAYEAGVGKTLGHIALVVALGTMLGKMMAESGGAEQVARTLIDRFGEKNAHWAMVCIAFLVGLPLFFEVGFVLLVPIAFTVARRVGVSILMVGLPMVAGLSVVHALVPPHPAAMLAVQVYQASVGQTLLYAILIGIPTAIIAGPLYAKFIVPRIQLPADNPLERQFLEREPRDSLPGFGVTMATILLPVVLMLIGGWANLISTPGSGFNQFLLFIGNSVIALLLATLLSFWTLGLAQGFNRESILKFTNECLAPTASITLLVGAGGGLNRILVDAGVTDQIVSLADEFQLSPLLMGWLFAALMRIATGSATVAMTTASGIVAPVAVGLGYPHPELLVLATGAGSVIFSHVNDGGFWLIKEYFNMTVTQTFKTWTVLETIISVVAFGLTVGLSYLL, from the coding sequence ATGACGCTTACCTTCGGCTATTGGCTGCTGGTTTACGCCGCCATCGCCATCATTGCGCTGATCGTTCTGATCGCCCGTTACCGGCTTAATCCCTTCATCGTCATCACGCTGGTGTCCATCGGTTTGGCACTGATGGCCGGGATGCCGCCGTCGGGTGTGGTGGGCGCGTATGAGGCCGGGGTTGGCAAGACGCTGGGGCACATTGCGCTGGTGGTGGCGCTGGGCACGATGCTCGGCAAGATGATGGCCGAGTCTGGCGGCGCCGAGCAGGTGGCGCGCACGTTGATCGACCGTTTCGGAGAAAAAAACGCGCATTGGGCGATGGTGTGTATTGCCTTTCTTGTAGGGCTGCCGCTGTTCTTCGAGGTCGGTTTCGTCTTGCTGGTGCCCATCGCGTTCACCGTGGCGCGGCGGGTGGGCGTGTCGATTCTGATGGTCGGCTTGCCGATGGTCGCGGGGCTCTCGGTGGTCCATGCGCTGGTACCGCCACACCCGGCAGCGATGCTGGCAGTGCAGGTCTATCAGGCGTCGGTGGGGCAGACGTTGCTCTACGCGATTCTGATCGGCATTCCGACCGCGATCATCGCCGGTCCCCTGTACGCAAAGTTCATCGTGCCGCGCATTCAGCTGCCGGCGGATAACCCATTGGAGCGCCAGTTCCTGGAGCGTGAACCGCGCGATAGCCTGCCGGGTTTCGGCGTCACCATGGCGACCATTCTGTTGCCGGTGGTGCTGATGTTGATCGGCGGCTGGGCCAATCTGATTTCCACCCCGGGCAGCGGCTTCAACCAGTTTTTGTTGTTCATCGGCAACTCGGTCATCGCCTTGCTGTTGGCGACGTTGCTGAGTTTCTGGACCCTCGGCTTGGCCCAAGGCTTCAATCGTGAATCGATCCTCAAGTTCACCAATGAATGCCTGGCGCCGACCGCCAGCATCACCTTGCTGGTAGGCGCCGGCGGTGGCTTGAACCGGATTCTGGTGGACGCGGGTGTCACCGATCAGATCGTCAGCCTGGCCGATGAATTCCAGCTGTCGCCGCTGTTGATGGGCTGGCTGTTCGCCGCGTTGATGCGCATCGCCACCGGTTCCGCCACGGTGGCCATGACCACCGCTTCAGGGATTGTTGCGCCGGTGGCCGTTGGTCTGGGTTATCCCCACCCGGAGTTGTTGGTGCTGGCGACGGGGGCGGGGTCGGTTATCTTTTCCCACGTCAACGACGGCGGCTTCTGGTTGATCAAGGAATACTTCAACATGACCGTCACCCAGACCTTCAAGACCTGGACGGTGCTCGAGACCATCATCTCGGTGGTCGCCTTTGGTTTGACCGTAGGTCTTTCTTACCTGCTTTAG
- a CDS encoding MurR/RpiR family transcriptional regulator: MDILYQIRARQDSFSAGEGRIARLMLDDVGFAASASLDELALRAEVSTATLSRFARTVGCRDLRDLRLQLAQASGVGSRFLDPAGTPEQSAFYGQIVGDIESTLRQHLSAFDESRFADAVKLLGKARMIHAFGMGGCSTLCSDELQVRLVRLGYPIAVCHDPVMMRVTAASLGAEHAVIACSLTGITPELLEAVDLARSYGARILAITRADSPLAQLADVLLPLQSAETSFIYKPTAARYGMLLAIDVLATELALASPEDNQERLRRIKLALDDYRGGDDHLPLGD; encoded by the coding sequence ATGGACATCCTCTACCAGATTCGCGCCCGTCAGGATTCCTTCAGCGCCGGTGAAGGACGCATCGCTCGGCTGATGCTCGACGACGTAGGATTTGCCGCCTCCGCCAGCCTCGACGAATTGGCGCTACGGGCGGAAGTCAGCACCGCCACACTCTCGCGTTTTGCGCGCACGGTCGGTTGCCGCGACCTGCGGGATTTGCGCCTGCAACTGGCCCAGGCGAGCGGCGTCGGCAGCCGCTTTCTCGACCCGGCGGGCACGCCTGAGCAGTCGGCGTTCTACGGGCAGATCGTTGGCGATATCGAGTCGACCTTGCGTCAGCATCTGTCGGCGTTCGATGAGTCGCGTTTCGCCGATGCGGTGAAACTGCTGGGCAAGGCGCGGATGATTCACGCCTTCGGCATGGGCGGCTGCTCAACCTTGTGCAGCGATGAACTGCAAGTGCGACTGGTGCGCCTTGGCTACCCGATTGCGGTGTGTCACGACCCGGTGATGATGCGCGTCACCGCCGCCAGCCTGGGTGCCGAACACGCGGTCATCGCCTGCTCGCTGACCGGCATCACGCCCGAGCTGCTCGAAGCAGTGGACCTGGCTCGCAGCTACGGTGCCCGAATTCTCGCGATCACCCGGGCTGACTCGCCGCTGGCGCAACTGGCCGATGTGTTGTTGCCGCTGCAAAGCGCCGAGACATCCTTCATCTACAAACCCACGGCGGCGCGCTACGGCATGCTTCTGGCCATCGACGTGCTCGCTACCGAGCTGGCGCTGGCCAGTCCTGAAGACAATCAAGAACGTCTGCGGCGGATCAAACTGGCCCTGGACGACTACCGCGGCGGCGACGATCACCTGCCGCTGGGAGACTGA
- a CDS encoding N-acyl-D-amino-acid deacylase family protein yields MTYDTLIRNALIIDGSNTPGYPADVAILNGRIERIGDLHDARAIEEIDAAGRVLAPGFIDVHTHDDTVVIRQPQMLPKLSQGVTTVIVGNCGISASPVSLRGEPPDPMNLLGTAAAFVYPRFRDYRAAVEAANTTLNVAALVGHTALRSNHLDDLFRTATADEISAMREQLRESLEAGALGLSTGLAYANAFSASTEEVMQLTEELTAFGAVYTTHLRSEFEPVLEAMDEAFQIGRHAKAPVIISHLKCAGAGNWGRSPQLLASLENAAKTHPVACDCYPYAASSSTLDLKQVTDAHRITITWSTPHPEMGGRDLIDIAAEWDVPLLEAARRLQPAGAVYYGMDEADVRRILAHPLSMVGSDGLPEDPFPHPRLWGAFPRVLGHFSRDVGLFALHTAVHKMTGLSAARFGLKQRGEIREGYWADLVLFDPATIRDVADFNDPQRAAEGVDGVWVNGVLSYSEGQANGRREGRFLAREGDLRKGFH; encoded by the coding sequence ATGACGTACGACACACTGATCCGCAATGCGCTGATTATCGATGGCAGCAACACCCCCGGTTACCCCGCTGATGTGGCGATTCTGAATGGTCGCATCGAGCGAATCGGCGACCTGCACGACGCTCGCGCCATCGAAGAAATCGACGCGGCCGGGAGGGTGTTGGCCCCCGGTTTCATCGACGTGCATACCCACGATGATACGGTGGTGATCCGTCAGCCGCAGATGCTGCCCAAGCTCAGCCAGGGCGTGACCACGGTGATCGTCGGTAACTGCGGGATCAGCGCCTCGCCAGTGAGTTTGCGTGGCGAGCCGCCGGACCCGATGAACCTGCTCGGCACGGCGGCTGCGTTCGTTTATCCGCGCTTTCGCGACTATCGCGCCGCCGTCGAAGCGGCAAATACCACCCTGAACGTGGCCGCATTGGTGGGCCATACCGCGCTGCGCAGCAATCACTTGGACGACCTGTTTCGCACGGCCACCGCCGATGAAATCAGCGCAATGCGCGAGCAACTGCGCGAAAGCCTTGAGGCCGGTGCCTTGGGGTTATCCACAGGCCTGGCGTATGCCAACGCCTTCTCGGCTTCTACCGAAGAGGTGATGCAACTGACTGAAGAGCTGACTGCATTCGGGGCGGTTTACACCACCCATTTGCGCAGTGAATTCGAACCGGTGCTGGAGGCCATGGACGAAGCGTTCCAGATCGGTCGCCACGCGAAAGCGCCGGTGATCATTTCCCATCTCAAATGTGCCGGCGCCGGTAACTGGGGGCGCAGCCCGCAACTGCTGGCCTCCCTTGAAAACGCCGCGAAAACCCATCCGGTGGCTTGTGATTGTTATCCCTATGCGGCGAGCTCTTCGACCCTGGACCTCAAGCAAGTCACCGACGCCCATCGCATCACCATCACTTGGTCCACGCCTCACCCGGAAATGGGCGGCCGGGATTTGATCGACATTGCCGCTGAGTGGGACGTGCCGTTACTCGAGGCCGCGCGCCGACTGCAACCGGCGGGGGCGGTGTATTACGGCATGGACGAAGCCGACGTACGAAGAATCCTCGCGCATCCGCTGTCGATGGTTGGCTCCGACGGTTTGCCGGAAGACCCGTTTCCTCATCCACGGCTGTGGGGCGCGTTCCCACGGGTGCTCGGACATTTCAGTCGCGACGTCGGTCTGTTTGCGCTGCACACCGCCGTACACAAAATGACCGGACTGTCGGCGGCACGGTTTGGCTTGAAACAACGTGGCGAAATTCGCGAAGGGTATTGGGCAGATCTGGTGTTGTTCGATCCTGCGACGATTCGCGATGTGGCGGACTTCAACGATCCGCAACGGGCGGCAGAAGGGGTTGATGGGGTTTGGGTCAATGGTGTCTTGAGTTACAGCGAAGGTCAGGCGAACGGGAGGAGAGAGGGGCGGTTTCTGGCACGGGAAGGGGACTTGCGTAAAGGGTTTCATTGA
- a CDS encoding glyoxalase superfamily protein, with protein MSFGKTTPILRIFDETKALEFYVEFLGFKIDWQHRFEVNFPLYLQVSRGECVLHLSEHYGDATPGSALRIETDELEVFQQQLLAKEYSFARPQIQAMPWGSQDMTVTDPFGNRLVFTNAISV; from the coding sequence ATGAGCTTCGGCAAAACCACCCCGATCCTGCGGATTTTCGATGAAACCAAGGCGTTGGAGTTCTACGTTGAGTTCCTGGGGTTCAAGATCGACTGGCAGCACCGCTTCGAAGTGAACTTCCCGTTGTACCTGCAAGTGTCGCGTGGTGAATGCGTACTGCATCTGTCCGAACACTACGGCGACGCGACACCGGGCTCAGCCCTGCGCATCGAGACCGATGAGCTGGAAGTGTTCCAGCAGCAATTACTGGCCAAGGAATATTCTTTCGCTCGCCCACAGATTCAGGCCATGCCCTGGGGGAGCCAGGACATGACTGTGACTGATCCGTTCGGGAATCGGTTGGTGTTCACCAATGCGATCAGCGTCTGA
- a CDS encoding RHS repeat-associated core domain-containing protein codes for MNARLHRKTPTISAIDSRGLLVRQIAYCRSSADDSPQTRISRQHHDIAGRQVEQRDPRLFAKTPNANLTTVYSLSGKVLLVDSVDAGWRLSLPGDAGQTLRSWDQRGNHWQTTYDNQLRPTEIQEQAAGQVLRVVERFSYGDSSSESARHNRCGALTRHDDGVGTLLINEYALCAKPLGQTRRFLFDPRQPHWPTDEKERDLLLEEGDGHKTIWRYDAQGETIQQIDAGQHQQRFSFDVAGQLKAIKLLINGATTEQVILKDLHYNAFGQIESQTAGNGVVSRAMFDPASGRLTSLSASVSGSTLQDLHYTYDPVGNVMRIADKAQPVQFGSNQRVEAVSTFTYDSLYQLISATGREAAGPNSQPHLPASSRTPIDAQLLFNFIEHYQYDTGGNLTELRHVRDRNNYTRTLNVATSSNRLLSWNKGDTAPNATAHFDANGNQQALYPGQALEWNARNQLASVMLIRREEGRDDIERYCYDSSGQRVRKIQTTYAASVTHTREVRYLPGLEIRTRTNERLEVITLQAGRCSVRYLHWTQGRPSGIAANQLRYSLDDDLGSSSLELDDQAWLISQESYLPYGGTAWIASRSQVEADYKTIRYSGKERDASGLYYYGYRYYAPWLQRWISPDPIGIADGMNLYCMVGNNPVRYVDKLGTTREQENIKEEIATFPKILSEVQSRVSTVNYQLYNSFSDNEIYKRYAQSLGYNLSRSAIATAAGVGALALGPAAAIAASSATSLGLDTAAEKLDSTRHLPLSLLPQASRLDPEKIEKAGRTAFYNIHAKSQDAVREHDVRVAQGQKKPSLIATRYLLGKVAALPGAWVANFEASVQVDTALRGLQPRKIEKLNNALYLLDEYLKHDSQEINKAFDILGIDEFYSNDPLGTLKLSFDIATNKIVTSGSHAIKRSDIQHDIDVTRATVQRGRELLFRHSEYNRSRTS; via the coding sequence ATGAACGCACGCCTTCACCGCAAAACACCCACGATCAGCGCCATCGACAGCCGCGGCCTGCTCGTGCGGCAAATCGCTTACTGTCGCAGCAGCGCCGACGACAGCCCTCAAACGCGGATCAGCCGTCAGCACCATGACATTGCCGGACGCCAGGTTGAACAGCGGGACCCACGTCTGTTTGCCAAAACACCTAACGCCAATCTGACGACCGTCTACAGCCTGTCCGGCAAGGTGCTGTTGGTGGACAGTGTCGACGCCGGGTGGCGTTTGAGTCTGCCTGGCGACGCCGGACAGACACTGCGTAGCTGGGATCAGCGGGGCAACCATTGGCAAACGACTTACGATAATCAGCTAAGGCCGACCGAAATCCAGGAGCAGGCGGCAGGTCAGGTTCTGCGCGTGGTCGAACGCTTCAGCTATGGCGATAGTTCATCTGAATCCGCCAGACATAACCGATGTGGCGCGCTGACTCGACACGATGACGGTGTCGGTACTTTGCTCATCAATGAATACGCCCTCTGTGCCAAACCCCTTGGCCAGACACGGCGCTTCCTCTTCGATCCCCGACAGCCACATTGGCCAACAGACGAAAAAGAACGCGACTTGCTGCTTGAAGAGGGGGATGGCCATAAAACGATCTGGCGCTACGACGCACAGGGAGAAACGATCCAACAGATCGATGCCGGTCAGCACCAACAGCGCTTCTCGTTTGATGTCGCCGGCCAACTCAAGGCCATTAAACTTCTAATCAACGGTGCGACTACAGAACAGGTCATTTTGAAGGACCTCCACTACAACGCGTTTGGCCAGATCGAATCCCAGACCGCCGGAAACGGTGTTGTCAGCCGCGCCATGTTCGATCCGGCCAGCGGTCGCTTGACCTCACTCAGCGCGTCCGTGTCTGGCAGCACCCTGCAGGATTTGCACTACACCTATGACCCGGTGGGCAATGTGATGCGCATCGCGGACAAGGCCCAACCGGTGCAATTCGGCAGTAACCAACGGGTCGAAGCGGTCAGCACGTTTACCTACGACAGCCTCTACCAACTCATCAGCGCAACGGGTCGTGAAGCGGCGGGACCGAACAGCCAACCTCACCTTCCCGCCTCCAGTAGAACACCGATTGACGCCCAGCTATTGTTCAACTTCATCGAGCACTACCAATACGACACCGGCGGCAACCTGACCGAACTGCGCCATGTTCGCGACCGCAACAACTATACCCGGACCTTGAACGTTGCCACTTCAAGCAATCGGCTCCTGTCCTGGAACAAGGGGGACACAGCACCCAATGCAACTGCGCACTTCGATGCCAACGGTAATCAGCAGGCGCTATACCCAGGCCAAGCGCTGGAATGGAATGCCCGCAATCAACTCGCCAGCGTAATGCTGATCCGGCGTGAAGAAGGACGCGATGATATTGAGCGCTATTGCTACGACAGCAGCGGTCAACGTGTACGCAAGATCCAAACGACTTATGCAGCATCGGTGACTCACACCCGAGAAGTCCGTTATCTGCCGGGACTCGAAATCCGCACCCGCACTAACGAGCGACTGGAAGTCATCACCCTGCAAGCCGGCCGCTGTAGCGTACGTTATCTGCACTGGACCCAAGGTCGGCCGTCCGGTATCGCGGCAAACCAACTGCGCTATAGCCTTGACGACGATCTGGGCTCCAGCTCACTGGAACTCGACGACCAAGCTTGGCTGATCAGCCAGGAAAGCTATTTGCCTTATGGTGGAACTGCATGGATAGCTTCCCGCTCGCAGGTGGAAGCGGATTACAAAACCATTCGATATTCCGGCAAGGAACGCGATGCCAGTGGCCTCTATTACTATGGCTACAGGTATTACGCACCGTGGTTACAGCGGTGGATCAGTCCGGATCCGATAGGGATCGCAGACGGAATGAATCTTTATTGTATGGTCGGTAATAACCCGGTTCGTTACGTCGATAAACTCGGCACGACAAGAGAACAGGAAAACATAAAGGAAGAGATTGCCACCTTCCCCAAAATACTCTCGGAAGTACAAAGCCGGGTCAGCACCGTCAACTACCAGCTCTACAACAGTTTCAGCGATAACGAGATCTATAAAAGATACGCGCAGAGCCTGGGTTACAACTTGTCCCGCAGTGCCATCGCAACGGCTGCTGGCGTTGGTGCGTTGGCCTTGGGCCCGGCGGCGGCGATCGCGGCCTCATCCGCCACCTCGCTGGGGCTGGATACTGCGGCGGAGAAATTGGATTCGACTCGCCACCTGCCTCTTTCATTGCTTCCCCAAGCCTCTCGGCTGGATCCCGAAAAAATAGAAAAAGCCGGAAGAACGGCTTTTTACAATATCCATGCAAAATCACAGGACGCCGTCAGAGAGCATGACGTCAGGGTTGCGCAAGGGCAGAAGAAACCCTCATTGATAGCAACGCGATATCTGTTGGGAAAAGTGGCGGCATTGCCAGGTGCCTGGGTTGCGAATTTCGAAGCTTCTGTTCAAGTAGATACTGCGCTCAGAGGTTTGCAACCCAGAAAAATTGAAAAGCTGAACAACGCGCTCTACTTGCTGGATGAATACCTGAAGCACGACTCCCAAGAGATAAACAAAGCCTTCGATATCCTGGGAATAGACGAGTTTTACTCCAACGACCCATTGGGTACGTTGAAGCTTTCCTTTGATATCGCAACCAACAAGATAGTGACCTCGGGCTCACACGCGATAAAGCGTTCAGATATTCAGCACGACATCGATGTCACAAGAGCCACCGTCCAGAGAGGCAGGGAGTTACTCTTCAGACATTCCGAATACAACCGATCACGGACCAGCTAA